The Montipora foliosa isolate CH-2021 chromosome 1, ASM3666993v2, whole genome shotgun sequence DNA segment tgagccacaTGGAGTGAGGTGCAAAACTGGTGGGCTCCTCTTGccacaataataatttttatgcaCCTAAAGGATTCTCTAATCAATAATTAGTTTGGTTTGTTATGTACCTCATGGTATTATGCTTGGTAAAAAGTGAACCGAACTCCACTCCTCTTTGTTGTAATTCCACATCCATGTTCACTTCAAATTTGTTGACAATGCTCTTTATTCGtctgaaaataaaacaaagcaagaGTACGGTTTTCAGGTAGTGTGAATTGTTTGCATTCtctttacatttacattgtgtgGGATAATGGTGACTAGACTGAAATCCCCCTCTGCATTTTTTGCATGGTCCATTGAGTGTAACATGAaatacacaaaacaaaaacaagaaaggtAAAATGGGGAAGAAAGTTACTCAAAACTGTATCTCCATAtcttgcatgcattttttttttaattgccgCGATGGACAGACAGCAAACAGGTGATAATGGTCTACAAGGTTAGGAGGAAAATACACTAATACAAGAAACAGAAAAGGAGGAGGAGCTGTGCATACTCTAGTGAAGAAGAAAATCGTGTACTGAGTTTCATGACAGCTGTTAATGCATAGTCTTTTGTTATGGgtgttgaatgtgaactgtaaAGTAGACTCTCCAACACGTCAAGGACATCATTCTCTGTAAGCTACAAAAAACAATACAGAAATTGTTAAAACAAGtacatcaaaattaataataaaaaaggtTACTATACGTTTTGGGAGGAAATCCTGTTGCATGCACAACTTGTCCCTAGTAAACTGGTACTCATTTTGCTGACCTATTCAGAGCAGCACCAGTTACTTTTAAATATTGTGTCCAtatttaatatacatgtaaatagaAAATGTACAAGAATCCAGAGCAAGCAAATGCAACATAACTTTATCAACAGGAGATACATGTGTCTTTGACAATCAAATATGTTGTTGAAATCACTCAAACTTCTTCAGCAATACATGTATAAAATGATTAGTGAAATTGTCAAGAAGTTTTAGAAGAGAGTTCTCTGTGTATTTGTCTGCAAGACATTAAGTGAAATTTAATCAAATTTAGAATCAATACTAACTGTGAGGGATTCATCTTCTTCAATTTCAACAAAGAGTTGATCTCCATATTCTCCACAACACCAAGACCCTACTTGCACCAAAGGTTGCTGTAAATGAATCAAAGTAAGGCAATTAGGACTTGATGTCTCAATACAGTATTACTGTAAGGGACTTTTAAGAAGATTACgacaatttttaatttataagacatgtttcCATGTTACAAACATCGTCAGTTACATAACAACCAGGCGAAACATGCATGATTAAATATGATAagtgacaaaatttgaaaacatgagTGTTAGAAAAAGCATAAAACCTAAAACGTAAGTGTCAAATTGATGTGGTGGACACTAAGATTTTAGGTTTTTATACTCTTTTTAACACTTTGCAACTCGCTCATatgttatcaatttttgtcacttaatcataattaattatgcatgtttcgcctggTTGTTAaaaagtcctaacggttttccaaaataatattttgtaactgacaatgatgtttgtaacattgaaacatgtcttataaattaaaaaaacattgtaATCTTCTTAAAAGTCATGATTTTCTTTCTGCTGTCTCCACCTTTTGATAATGTAAGGTCAACTCATGGCCTTTCACTTCATAGGTTCCTTCACCTTTAGAACTGATAACAATGTGaatggaaattgaaatacatgtaggatCTTCCAGTTTGTACTTCAGATGCCCTGTATTGATCTGAAGGAGGCCATTAACTAGTTCTGAGCCCATTCTACCCACTTGTTAAATTCTCACAGAATGTTCCTCAGAAGCTCCCAGCAAGTGAttaaaatataatattatttaattaataacaTAATAATAGCTGTATCCCTTTGTATTTTCAAcactacatgtatgtaacaATTTGCAATGCTGATACAAAAGAATTCACAGGGAAAAGCAGAGAACTTCACAACTGTCATACTTTTATCAGGCATGTATATTGATACACGTCTacaacaataaataattattctcTCTCTTGTAGCTTGTACATTTAATAGCTAATACACCAGTTGTATCCCAACACTCACAATCCTGCCAAGAATAACAGTTAAGCCACAGAACTTTGCAATGGCTGAAGCAACAGAGCCAACCGGTATTATTTGAAATTTATAAGTGTACCTGGCTGATGTCATTTAACATGGCCTTGAATAAACGTTGAACTGCATATCCTTGCAGATCACTAGACATTGATACCAAGTGGATGAGGCTGGGAACTGCATCATCACGAACAAAACCTCCAGCCTAGGGAATTGGAATTTAATATTAGAGAACATAGCTCAACAAGCTACCctactacatgtacatacagtTGTACATAAAATACACCGTTCGTTCTCTTTTAAGTCGTCTGCAAAGGTCCTCTGTCATCCGATCATCATAGGGCTTTGGAGCATCGAGGCGGTTTTATTGCCACAAATACTAAACCAAGTGCCCAGGATGCTTACTTAATTTTTGAAGTCGCCGGGAGGTCTTTCTTTTGAAGCAGGTGGTTAAGGTcatgttctattgggatcaaccgtttgaACCACAGCCTGTTTAGAttgaagcggttgaggtttcccagtAGAAcgcttttccaaccgttttcggttgaaacgccgTACTTCCTGGAAATAGTTATTACCTGAGACTTTTCAccgttgacaagttgagggaaAGCAACACGGCAGGAGCCCACAGCCATTTTTAATGAcccgcgtaaacgacagcggtcgcttccaatgctttttcaactgTTTCAACCTAgcttgatgccggttgaaaaagttgatcaaccaaaccaaccaaAAACAGTTTCTTCCCAATAGAACtcgaaaaaacccaaccaacccaaccaactaaaaacagttgatcccaatagaacacaacctagacaatttttttcattgtttgccTATAAGTGAATTTTTATTCACAATACCATCAAGAAGGTTAAATAAacagaacgaaaacaaaaaaagcattgATTTTCGCGAGATTTACATGTAAGCTAAGCCAATTGATCTCAAATCACAGTCCCCTATCTCCAAGTTACTTGCTTTCAGACAAATCTGTTGGTACAACTGTGCCTCCAAAGCTAGTCCCAGTCCCAGCTCCAGATACATGTAgcttattcagaaatgtacataaTAACATCCATGCCATGTTTCACATTAGTTTTGTTAAATTAAAATGACTGAAAATAGGGGACTTTGTTTTGGAAACGGTCAGTTGCCAAGAATCCATAATTATACATTTATGAATTAAAAACATATTTAATGGCCAGTATTTACTGCTGTGGTTGCTGTACTGAGGCATCCAGCATTTAGGGACGGTAATTTACTGTTTCATACTCTCTGAACAGAAGACATCTGTTAAGCTCCTGTATGCTTTTTGTTGTGTATTACAAGACTGACTTGTTTACTTCAAAAACAACGTTCATCAATATCATTCTGGAAGGGGTAGGGAATCTACTGGAAGCAGGGCAGATATTCCAGCATTTTTAACATGCAATGCAAATGTATGGAAATGCACTTACAGTAGTGAGAACTTTCATCATAGTGTCAATGTGCCATCTTTTGTTTGGAGCatgtctaaaaaaaaacaacaatattcaTACATTAAAAAATGCCTCACTAAAAGGGAGTTGGGTGTCTGAGACATCCATGCACATCTAccattggcagccagctccaagaggGAAACTGCTCTAATGGGTGACAACACCTGACAACCCAGGAATaagctgttatgtagaacagaGAAAGAATGAATTCCTTACTTGAACAGAATAATGTTTAACCATGCAACCAAGTCACTAGGTCGTTAAGTTACAAATCACTTCAGCAAAGAAACACTACTTCTGATGACCAGGGTTGAACCTAAAATTTACTTTTCCCAACACAACATAAAGGACAAAGCTTACTTTTCTGCAGCTAAAAAGATCTCTGATGTGACATATGATTTGAACTCGACATCAGTATTGACAAGAAAAGTCAGTAGCTCCTTCATCATTCCACGAATGTTACTTGAGTTAACAAGAGCAAAAGACAACTCCATTGCACGCctaatgaaaaacaaaaggagcAAATGAAAAGAATATAAATATTTAAAGAACCTTACTCACCCACCTTACATTGCACGCCTACATTACTTCAGTTGCCATTTTCAGGGTCCTCCCCAAAACTCTGAATTCTATGACTATGTAAAGCAATCTGTTTCCATCGGACATCAAATGGGCTATATAACTCTGCTTTCCATTGGAAAATAAGCTATGTTTATTAAAATTTGAGTTTCTAACATTATTTATGTATGACTTGCCCTTCGCAACATGTCCTCGAGTTTCTCGAGTGGAAACACAATTGTTGTTGAACCATCTGCTCTTGGAATGGCAGCGAAGAATACCGAAATTGGGCATTCCTCGATTAACAGCTGGAAAAATCAGAATTTATGTATTATCATTtctggaaaatgaagaaataacttCTTGGACTACATTGTAAGGAATCCAGAACAGCAAATCCACAGTCAGATCGATAATTCtattcaaataattattgttttgcgTGTCTTCTGCTCAGGCTGCCGGCACTGAACAAAGAGGCAAGGCAAGTCTTCCGCAAACATTTGAAAAAGCCTTTATCTATTGTACAagttattcatttcattttcttgctgATAATAAAACTGCATTTTGTGGAAGCAAGCTTGTGAGCGACGTTTTTATTCTTGGGctggaaaagttgaaaactatAGAGAAGACTACATGTAggcaaatttgaaaaagaagaaattctaaAAACATAGAGTAAAAGCACTTCATCTAATGCTACTTAACTGTGTATTGCACGCACCACACTGAAGAAACTGTCTTTAGTTTACTTTGTACTCGCTTATCGCTAACTGCTTTCATTAAGTTTATTTACCACAGGGTTCGCGCTGGATTTTGTccataaaattccaggagtattcaacgagttttcaagaaccagaaattgagtCTTCAAAGAGTCTTTGTAAGAAGATTTTTTTGCCATGCATGTACatcgtgtttcagtgttttctttgctgaaaaagcctaccttgatCCGTTCCCACATCATGCAAATGGTAAGTGCACGCACTGGCATTTTCATTTCTGGTTTTAACATTTCCCCAATAATCAAATTTGGGCTCAATTTTCGAAATAATTATCTCTTaaacttagcatgatgcaatcaaaacaattttcacccaagcaaaaattcgAGGAAATTTCAAACAGTTTTCCACGAAATCccttttttcaagggcttttcaagcaccctggaagtccaaaattaaattccaggacttttcaaggacttcaaggagtagcacaaaCCCTGTTACCAAGTACCACGCCAGCAGCAAATTAAACTACTCTCACCTTGTTGTTTCCATTACAAACCACATGGGTATAAAATAATTGTGGGTTGCTTGCTTATTAATTACGGTCCAGTTAAAAGTTAAACAATTGCAACTAAGTACCATGCGTGGAAACTGTATTTCCCTCTTGAATTTACTGCAGACGTAGCTCCACCCTTCATAGAGAAGTGCTCCAAATGAAGGTATTCTGTTGTCTTTCTGATCGAAATCCATTTAATAATCCTCCTCAAGGATTTCAGaagtgttttttattttcctgacAACATTGTTCTAATTTTTCTCTCGagtgcaaaacaacaacacttgcccatataaataattattatggaaGTACTGTAGAGGCTCCcgtataacaacaacaacaacaaaggcatGCAATGAACATTTTGTAAAGTGGGTGAGTAAGGTTCTTTAAGAAGCAATGCACATCAGttatttaaaaatgaaatttgttacttttttaaaatctctttgAGATTGTGACGCCTGCATTACCCCACTGCACACAAGAGGACAAGAAAACCTGCCCATCCAGCAGGCAACCAATCTGATATGCTTGTCCTTATCCATGAATCATAAATCAAACCTACAGATCGGCACTTCAAACTTTAATGATTATTTTGTCATCCcagaaagctttttttttgttgcaataCAAGTCCTACATGTATTTTCTCTTCAAGTTGACAGATTCTGAGAAGAGTAAATCGAAACGAGTTCCTAAAAATATCTATACGACACATTTTCTTAATATTAAGAAAGTTGGCATAGAAGAGAAAACACTGCACTACATCTACTGCACAACAATGATTACCTTCTAATAGAAATGTCTGGATCCTTCAAACAGTCTAAAATCGTTGTACGATGTCTCTGCACAGCATTATAGTCTGCTTGAACTGTTTTTAAAAGTGTGTTCAAAGCCACATAtctacaacaaaaacaaaacacatatTGTCACAGTAAAGTCTATGCAAGTTATGTACCTTTATTCTCAAGTTTTAACAAAGAACAAAGGGAGAGCACCAGTACTATATACTGTAAACACCCGCAGATAAACAACACCTGCAGAAAAGCCGCACCCTGGATTATAATTAGCAGCTCCACTTTtggtaaaaagtttttaaaagaaatcaaaagacaTCCAAACTCAAGTCTTCAGACATCTtcttcatccactgttcatGTAACGTAAACTTACTATTAACATTGAAACGGAAgtcttacccacaattttagcactttaataaTTCCATAATGAATATTGTTTCTACCAACTTTAACATTATGATTGACTAATTTTCTagtatttgttgacaggaatttcttcattcaatGCAGTTTTCCCTTAcatttttgcattacaacaagaatgTGAGCAAAACGTTTGTAGCTTACACTgtagtaaccaggcattaggTCAGACAcaagatggaaaactggacacCAGAAGCAGCCTTTTTGCAAATGTTCCCACAGATAAGCCTCACCCCTAATTTCTAGCGACGATTTTTGGggaaaaggtgcggcttatctgcaggTGTTAACagtatttagtataaatacacaggtgattatacaaaaccGCGCGCACTCATTGTcgcgctatctcggattatcagccgataatcacctcgacgaacaaaatggctgccagtagtcgttttgccactgtaagtgaagatgatttcgcgttgaaatgttttttttttctctttttcgaaatgatcacctgtgtatttatactaaaacaattattcgcctcaggctcagtgattatcggtgaatattcacctcgacttcgtctcgctgaatattcaccgataatcacttcgccttcaacgaataattgttaaatacatgtaaaaggCACATGTAGGTCAGGGTAAAGTCTAAAATTAATGTATGGTTGATACGCAATACAAGCAAAGTTCAGTTGGCTCAGACTTTACTTGACTACATGTTTAACTGTACATGTAGCTCCCAAGAAAGTTGTTTAGAACTGAACATGTAAAGAAGGAATGTTGCACCatagaggtcatgggttcgaatcccattggagcgacttgaatttttcaggctctaTAAACATGTCTTCCAGGCTCATATTTTGTGTTGTTAAACGGCTGGCAACACATCCAGCATGCTCACCCCAAGTACATTTCATACACTTTGCGACTACAATTTGTGAATTTTCAAATAAGTTTTCGTATCTTATAGCAAACTTTCAACTGGATTTTCTTTTAGATTTCAAGCCTTGAGTGCATACCTGATTTACCAGAACAATACAAGTAGGTaggttttcctttaaaattacatgcagaatattattattatagtttgtGATGTTCATGTTGTGGTCATAGGATAATAATTTGATAATAGTATTAATGTTGCATGGTTTCAAGGATTAAGGAATTTATCTGAttcaaagaaataataatacaGACTTTCACTTGGTGATTGCTTTACCTAATATTCTTGTCATTGTTTAAAAGAAAGCGTCCTAAAATATTGATTGCTAAAAcctaaaaaggaaataaagaaaatgaggTCAGCTACTGTAAAAAGGAAATTCTGTTTAAGATAAACACATGTACACACTTAATTGACCCCTGGGTCACAGTCTGCCTCCTCAAGAGAtacgattttaaaaaaataaatagcaaGGAATATTAATTAGGTATTTTCAAGTCTAAAATTTTCATACCCTAAGTCCACTCTCGGATTTGGTGTCCATGATGGTGAGAACTGTCTCATAAAGGATAGCATTGCCAACGTTTTTGCTAGTTTCTGTATTTGTTGCAACCTGTGGTAGAGAATCAATTAAAATTACAGAGGCAATTGATCACACCACAAGAAAAGCTAATGACATGAGCCAATTTCAATTTCAGTCCACTGACCTGAGCCAACACATCATTCATCTGTTCACTAACTGATTCCTCATCCTTGCCAAGCATCCTCAAGAGTCTTAGTATTTTAACCTTTAACAATTCACAAAGTTGTCGATAAGAGTGTTGCTACATGTAGATGGTGTATTCTAAAAATTGCTTCTCCTTTTTTTCCGCAAATTGCATTTGCTTAACACCACACTGGGAACCCTTTAAGCTTCATTGTCGCAAGTACATGTATGCAGGGTTTGAGCCAGAGTGTGAACTTGCGACATTCTCCCCCTGGCAGGACGATTTGTCCCTTCAAATTACTGGTAGGTGGACGGGCCATACAAATGTCCCCTAAAGTCCCCCAAAGTCAAAACTAAATGGAAGAAGCTTATGCAAATTTATACCGATCAGAAAACCAGGATGGCTAGCATTTCAcaatttcatattattattatcatagcGAAAATAACTGAATAAAAATCGTTTATCAGTGCTTTATCAAAAAACACTATTCTCTCATGTTTCGATCCTTAAACAGCATTCCAAACCTGTCACATATTTTGCTGTTTTGAAATCGATTGCTTGAAATACGTATGAATAACCAAGTGAGGATCACTTTTACCATATTTAGAAGTAAAATGGGAACTGCGTTGCACGCATGCCTGGCTTTTGATATGCACATGTTTACAGCTCGTTTTGTTTGTGGACCGAAGTGCCCTGCTCTGTTTGTCATCAGATACATTTGTATAAATTATTCTTTGGAACAAGGAAAATCTTGAGTTATTGTGGAAGTGAAAGACGTAAAACCATCgaccaagaagaagaaaaaactgaaaacggaTTCACACACGAGGAAGAATCGCAAGAAAATGATGCTCAACTTCTGACTTTGAAACCTTGCAATTTCCATGAAATGGTTAAATGATCACAAGTCGCTACGGTACGAAAATaacaggatcttttgtcactTTTTTCAGCTGGtgagaaagaaaaacccttttgAGGGGCGACAAGGGCTGCCCCCGCTGTTGCCTATTTGTCCTGTTGCAAGGGCCACAGATGGACAAATTTTATTATTGTCTCCTGAGGCAATAAAGCTGGCTCAAACCCTGCATGTATGTGAGACAGGACTTTTGAAGTAAGATTTTACCATTACGTGGGAAAATCTACCATAAAAGAATTCTTCCTCACGTGAGACTTGggattgtacatgtacatgcatctagaaaaataatgtttacaatcaaaagaaaaaaaggaaattttctaACCAAGTAGCACTTTTAAATGTAAATGCCAcagataacaaaaagaaaagttacCATCATCAACAGTCATTGCAAAAATTCACAGCAAAAAGCAAAACCAAGCTCCTTACTTGAATAAAAGGATCACTGATTCCTGAGACATCATGTTCTGGAGAATACCCTGACATTACCAGATTCTTTAAAGTCTTCACTAATATTGGAACATGCTGGAGAAATATACAATCATGTTACTTTAATTACGTATCATCTGGCTTAATTTTACGGCTGGTGGACAAATCAATAGTTATAATGTTTTGTAAATTAACAAAATCATTGCCTTACCCTTCTAAAGTGTGCAAGTGTTTCTGGGTTAACACGGCACATTTCAGTGACCAATGACACTCCACAAACTAACACACCTGATAAGGAAGTAGCAATACACACTTATGATGTAGAAGAACTATCAAAAATCAATACCAATGTATCTTGGACTCACCGTGATTTCTTTCATTGAGAAGAGACCTTGTTGTTGGAACAAACACCTCCATAAGTTCTGGTACTTTTCTGACAATTCTTACTGCACAAAGTGCTGCCTAAAAGgtgaagaaaacgttttctatgTTAACCACTTTCTCCTTAAGTAACGTACATTGTATAATCCAATGTCATTTTACTGGGGAGAAAAGACTTAACCcgttgacatccaaaccggcctaaactggtCAGACTTTTTTACTCGGCAacggggaacccctgggagtcaatgggttaatattcATGATACAAAATGAGCATGAAAGTTGGGCAATGAACAACACACACCTTT contains these protein-coding regions:
- the LOC137990070 gene encoding AP-1 complex subunit gamma-1-like isoform X2, which translates into the protein MEVFVPTTRSLLNERNHGVLVCGVSLVTEMCRVNPETLAHFRRHVPILVKTLKNLVMSGYSPEHDVSGISDPFIQVKILRLLRMLGKDEESVSEQMNDVLAQVATNTETSKNVGNAILYETVLTIMDTKSESGLRVLAINILGRFLLNNDKNIRYVALNTLLKTVQADYNAVQRHRTTILDCLKDPDISIRRRAMELSFALVNSSNIRGMMKELLTFLVNTDVEFKSYVTSEIFLAAEKHAPNKRWHIDTMMKVLTTAGGFVRDDAVPSLIHLVSMSSDLQGYAVQRLFKAMLNDISQQPLVQVGSWCCGEYGDQLFVEIEEDESLTLTENDVLDVLESLLYSSHSTPITKDYALTAVMKLSTRFSSSLERIKSIVNKFEVNMDVELQQRGVEFGSLFTKHNTMRPALLEKMPVFEAKTPEQIPNGEVPTQQEPESIAKEVVTEQKPAKQASETLLDLLGGGPVAEPMPAPVQPPAPAASPGGELLDLLGDLDLGSTNAGPPPMNMMAPPSAAVPNLLDGVGLLSPSPLGQQQAPLQMNHEPLAAVLPSQDLSAGFPPITAFESNGLKIDFAFEKVPGNPSNVVSIMVTATNSLSIPMTDFVFQAAVPKTFQLQLQSPSGNIIPANNSGAVNQGVKVANPQQQPLRMRLKVTYKVNGAPVNEQGEVNSFPPGL